One segment of Agrococcus sp. ProA11 DNA contains the following:
- a CDS encoding glycosyltransferase family 2 protein produces the protein MVSTRADVLGVAVTYRPDEAAIADVLERAAAQVGALTVLDNDSPATGGVHWSERVAIPAGVALVREPTNIGLGAAYNRAVAIAREQGARYVLLLDQDSLLEEGCVDALLRHADARRARGPLGAVGPTFVDGRTGERAPFVRFGFPLNHKLHAPAGGDVDVDFLISSGSLIPVDAIDAAGAFDEGLFIDSVDMEWCFRAKAAGLQLAGVADARMRHTIGDELVRLPGGSAMFVHSPLRLYMMTRNRVALWRRPATPRVWTAQDVPRMLLKLARMTAFAAPRLRNARAMVRGARDGWRGEQGPPPAAATR, from the coding sequence ATGGTCTCCACCCGCGCCGACGTCCTCGGCGTCGCCGTCACCTACCGGCCCGACGAGGCCGCCATCGCGGATGTGCTGGAGCGCGCCGCAGCGCAGGTCGGCGCGCTCACGGTGCTCGACAACGACAGTCCCGCGACCGGCGGCGTGCACTGGAGCGAGCGCGTCGCGATCCCCGCAGGTGTGGCGCTCGTGCGCGAGCCGACCAACATCGGTCTCGGCGCCGCCTACAACCGCGCCGTCGCGATCGCCCGCGAGCAGGGCGCGCGCTACGTGCTGCTGCTCGACCAGGACTCGCTGCTCGAGGAGGGTTGCGTGGATGCGCTGCTGCGGCACGCGGACGCACGGCGGGCGCGCGGTCCGCTCGGCGCCGTCGGCCCCACCTTCGTCGACGGCCGAACGGGCGAGCGCGCGCCCTTCGTGCGGTTCGGCTTCCCCCTCAACCACAAGCTGCACGCGCCGGCGGGCGGGGATGTCGACGTCGACTTCCTCATCTCCTCCGGCTCGCTCATCCCGGTCGACGCGATCGATGCGGCCGGCGCGTTCGACGAGGGGCTCTTCATCGACAGCGTCGACATGGAGTGGTGCTTCCGCGCCAAGGCCGCCGGGCTGCAGCTCGCGGGCGTCGCCGACGCGCGCATGCGGCACACGATCGGGGACGAGCTCGTGCGGCTGCCGGGCGGCAGCGCGATGTTCGTGCACTCGCCGCTGCGGCTGTACATGATGACGCGCAACCGCGTCGCCCTCTGGCGTCGACCGGCCACCCCGCGCGTGTGGACGGCGCAGGACGTGCCGCGGATGCTCCTCAAGCTGGCGCGCATGACCGCCTTCGCCGCCCCGCGCCTGCGCAACGCGCGAGCGATGGTGCGCGGAGCGCGCGACGGCTGGCGCGGCGAGCAGGGTCCGCCGCCCGCCGCGGCAACCCGCTGA
- a CDS encoding glycosyltransferase family 39 protein, which produces MPEQRPTIAAPLPTSAAIRASPRARRARTAVEVAVVLLVAAVMGFWALDQANIAPDELVYQRAGLAYVQGDTSANPEHPPIAKYLLGAWQLAFGTGVPSARVLMGCVLAAAVLVSYAWLRAAAGGSAAVIGAIMLAATHRVNGTDLIDRQVLLEPYSVLFGMSALALLWQWTRHRRALLAIGAGTLMALAILSKASAAVLLVAALACVPWRELGDRRVWRAVLGFAATGIAVCLLAYVPLGGIPAVLEMIEFQAEHAQNGHRIVIAGETHRFAPWYAPLWFGGEVVGWFALAAIVAWAGAAVVLRGRELIVRMLGLAAIATLVVMALSPVVLPHYTGAWLWPLLLLTGIGVPALWQRARRRGARVLAAVATACLLVGPITGVAHVLTLRPTGVALIDAAMLDDPAPDGTVLMVQLSPHATDPNVDAPVTTDPYLGDITAVAVGEDLRFTAPPEVLAVVMAAEEPALLDEVRLYLLDAPLDELLEDAGVRSP; this is translated from the coding sequence GTGCCCGAGCAGCGTCCGACGATCGCCGCCCCGCTGCCGACTTCCGCCGCGATCCGCGCCTCCCCTCGAGCACGGCGGGCCCGCACCGCGGTCGAGGTCGCGGTCGTGCTGCTCGTCGCCGCGGTGATGGGCTTCTGGGCGCTCGACCAGGCGAACATCGCCCCGGACGAGCTCGTCTACCAGCGCGCGGGCCTCGCCTACGTGCAGGGCGACACCTCCGCCAACCCCGAGCATCCCCCGATCGCGAAGTACCTGCTGGGCGCCTGGCAGCTCGCCTTCGGCACCGGCGTGCCGAGCGCGCGGGTGCTCATGGGCTGCGTACTCGCCGCCGCGGTGCTCGTCTCCTACGCGTGGCTGCGCGCGGCCGCGGGCGGTTCCGCCGCGGTCATCGGCGCGATCATGCTCGCCGCCACGCATCGCGTGAACGGCACCGACCTCATCGACCGGCAGGTGCTGCTCGAGCCGTACAGCGTGCTGTTCGGCATGAGCGCGCTCGCGCTGCTGTGGCAGTGGACGCGGCACCGCAGGGCGCTGCTCGCGATCGGCGCGGGCACGCTAATGGCGTTGGCGATCCTGTCGAAGGCCTCGGCGGCCGTCCTGCTCGTGGCGGCGCTCGCCTGCGTCCCCTGGCGCGAACTCGGCGACCGCAGGGTCTGGCGAGCCGTGCTCGGCTTCGCGGCGACCGGCATCGCCGTCTGCTTGCTGGCGTACGTGCCGCTGGGCGGCATCCCGGCCGTGCTCGAGATGATCGAGTTCCAGGCCGAGCATGCGCAGAACGGGCACCGCATCGTCATCGCGGGTGAGACGCACCGCTTCGCGCCCTGGTACGCGCCGCTGTGGTTCGGCGGCGAGGTGGTGGGCTGGTTCGCGCTCGCCGCGATCGTGGCGTGGGCGGGCGCTGCCGTCGTGCTGCGCGGCAGGGAGCTCATCGTCAGGATGCTCGGGCTCGCTGCCATCGCGACGCTCGTCGTCATGGCGCTCTCGCCGGTCGTGCTGCCGCACTACACGGGTGCGTGGCTGTGGCCGCTGCTGCTGCTCACGGGCATCGGCGTGCCCGCGCTCTGGCAGCGCGCGCGGCGGCGCGGCGCTCGGGTGCTGGCCGCGGTGGCGACCGCCTGCCTGCTGGTCGGTCCCATCACGGGGGTCGCGCACGTGCTGACGCTGCGCCCGACCGGCGTCGCGCTCATCGATGCAGCGATGCTCGACGATCCGGCGCCCGACGGCACCGTGCTGATGGTGCAGCTGTCGCCGCACGCCACCGATCCGAACGTCGATGCACCGGTCACGACCGATCCCTACCTCGGCGACATCACCGCCGTCGCGGTCGGCGAGGACCTGCGCTTCACCGCACCGCCGGAGGTGCTCGCGGTGGTGATGGCTGCGGAGGAGCCGGCGCTGCTCGACGAGGTGCGCCTGTACCTGCTGGATGCGCCGCTGGACGAGCTGCTCGAGGACGCGGGCGTCCGCTCGCCGTAG